One Candidatus Deferrimicrobiaceae bacterium genomic region harbors:
- a CDS encoding segregation/condensation protein A: MRLEVFEGPLDLLLHLVRESRLDIHDIPIAKITEQYLAYLDVMKALNLDVAGEFLVMAATLLYIKSRSLLPRHDDELEPEEDPEVMRAELSRRLVEYERMKEAAARLGDRPLLGRDVFVRDFLGEEIPEGEVAITELSLADLISAFQDVLEKMPKEEGVEIFIDRLSMADAIAHLLDRIREDGAIRFDRLREEFTTRSEVLSFFLAILELIRLRAVKAYQATPMGLITIVPAVREVEHGTGTEDSDAG, from the coding sequence GTGAGGCTCGAGGTCTTCGAGGGGCCGCTCGACCTGTTGCTCCACCTCGTCCGCGAGAGCCGTCTGGACATCCACGACATCCCGATCGCGAAGATCACCGAGCAGTACCTGGCGTACCTCGACGTGATGAAGGCGCTGAACCTGGACGTCGCGGGCGAGTTCCTCGTGATGGCGGCGACCCTTCTCTACATCAAGTCGCGCTCGCTTCTGCCCCGGCACGACGACGAGCTGGAGCCGGAGGAGGACCCGGAGGTGATGCGGGCCGAGCTCTCCCGCCGGCTGGTCGAGTACGAGCGGATGAAGGAGGCGGCGGCGCGTCTGGGCGACCGGCCGCTTCTGGGGCGCGACGTCTTCGTCCGGGATTTTCTGGGCGAGGAGATCCCGGAAGGGGAGGTGGCGATCACCGAGCTTTCGCTCGCCGACCTCATCTCCGCCTTCCAGGACGTCCTCGAGAAGATGCCGAAGGAGGAGGGGGTCGAGATCTTCATCGACCGGCTCTCCATGGCGGACGCCATCGCGCACCTGCTCGACCGGATCCGGGAGGACGGGGCGATCCGGTTCGACCGGCTTCGGGAGGAATTCACGACGAGAAGCGAGGTCCTCTCCTTCTTTCTGGCGATACTGGAACTGATCCGGCTGAGGGCGGTCAAGGCATACCAGGCGACCCCGATGGGGCTCATCACGATCGTGCCCGCCGTCCGGGAGGTGGAACATGGAACAGG